A section of the Mycobacteriales bacterium genome encodes:
- a CDS encoding glucose-6-phosphate isomerase, with protein sequence MTNTPDGDGTAVRVHIGGSELNEITDETIASLAGVPAAIVAKDATLWGPDAADEAAIRLGWLDCATVSRPLVARIEALRAELTAGGVDHVVLAGMGGSSLAPEVIAGTYGVELTTLDTTDPGQIAAALSDRLAGTVLVVSSKSGGTLETDSHRRAYEEAFRSAGIDPADRIVVVTDPGSPLQKIADEAGYRVFEADPNIGGRYSALSAFGLVPTGLAGVPVGELLDQAATLDTLSHDGEENPALVLGAALGGFGNAGHDKVVIANDGSGINGFGDWAEQLLAESTGKSGRGLLPVVVAGTGAPGFDHREDTHLVTIGGSPGPTGTSVSGPIGAQFLLWEFATAVAGKVLGIDPFNQPNVQESKDNTNAVLDKAGDGPLPEGEPAFVDGAIEVHADAHLLGHARDIPGVLDAVMGAIEERGYLAVMAYLDRIHDVAASELRDVLASRTAHQVTFGWGPRFLHSTGQYHKGGPQVGVFLQITGANAFDIEVPGRPFSFGRLQMAQALGDSQALESRGRPLVRLHLTDRAAGIEQLLRAAIGSGP encoded by the coding sequence AGCGATCGTCGCGAAGGACGCGACGCTGTGGGGCCCGGACGCCGCCGACGAGGCGGCCATCCGGCTCGGTTGGCTCGACTGCGCCACGGTTTCGCGGCCGCTGGTGGCTCGGATCGAGGCGCTACGTGCCGAGCTCACCGCGGGCGGCGTCGACCACGTGGTGCTCGCCGGGATGGGCGGATCGTCGCTGGCGCCGGAGGTCATCGCAGGCACGTACGGCGTCGAGCTGACCACGCTCGACACGACCGACCCCGGCCAGATCGCCGCGGCCCTCAGTGACCGGCTGGCCGGCACCGTGCTCGTGGTCTCGAGCAAGAGTGGCGGAACGCTCGAGACCGACAGCCACCGGCGCGCGTACGAGGAGGCCTTCCGGTCGGCCGGGATCGACCCGGCCGACCGCATCGTCGTCGTGACCGACCCGGGCTCACCACTGCAGAAGATCGCCGACGAGGCCGGCTACCGCGTCTTCGAAGCCGACCCGAACATCGGAGGCCGCTACAGCGCCCTCAGTGCGTTCGGGCTGGTTCCGACCGGCTTGGCCGGCGTACCGGTCGGCGAGCTGCTCGACCAGGCCGCAACGCTCGACACGTTGTCCCACGACGGCGAGGAGAATCCGGCGCTCGTCCTCGGCGCCGCACTCGGCGGCTTCGGCAACGCCGGCCACGACAAGGTCGTGATCGCCAACGACGGTTCTGGCATCAACGGCTTCGGCGACTGGGCTGAGCAGCTGCTCGCGGAGTCGACCGGCAAGAGCGGGCGCGGCCTCTTGCCGGTCGTGGTCGCCGGCACCGGCGCACCCGGGTTCGACCACCGCGAGGACACGCACCTGGTCACGATCGGCGGGTCCCCCGGTCCGACCGGCACCAGCGTGAGCGGCCCGATCGGCGCGCAGTTCCTGCTCTGGGAGTTCGCGACCGCGGTAGCCGGCAAGGTGCTCGGCATCGACCCGTTCAACCAGCCCAATGTCCAGGAGTCGAAGGACAACACCAACGCCGTTCTGGACAAGGCGGGAGACGGGCCGCTCCCCGAGGGCGAGCCGGCCTTCGTCGACGGCGCGATCGAGGTGCACGCCGACGCCCACCTGCTCGGTCACGCAAGGGACATCCCCGGTGTCCTCGATGCGGTGATGGGTGCCATCGAGGAGCGCGGCTACCTGGCCGTCATGGCCTACCTCGACCGGATCCACGACGTTGCCGCATCCGAGCTACGCGACGTACTTGCGAGCCGCACCGCCCATCAGGTGACGTTCGGCTGGGGGCCACGGTTCCTGCACTCGACCGGCCAGTACCACAAGGGCGGACCCCAGGTCGGGGTCTTCCTGCAGATCACGGGGGCCAACGCGTTCGACATCGAGGTGCCGGGCCGGCCGTTCTCGTTCGGCCGCCTGCAGATGGCCCAGGCGCTCGGCGACAGCCAGGCGCTGGAAAGCCGTGGCCGCCCGCTCGTGCGGCTGCACCTGACCGATCGCGCGGCCGGCATCGAGCAGTTGCTCCGCGCCGCCATCGGCAGCGGGCCATGA